GAGTGATCGTCGGGGAAATTGCTGTCAACTTACCGTGCCCGAACACACATACTGCTCCCCATCCACGTTGAAATTCACGATTTCCAACAATTCCCGGCTCTCGGCAGCGATCGTGCAGACCATAGTGCTCAATGAAGCTTGATCAAAAGCTGGGTTGGTCAGCTCCCTACTATAACCAAATAAACATTATGTACAGGGTACCTACCCTTACCCACACGTTCTGGATTTACAGCCACCATACCATATCTGTCGCTCTCCTCACCATCTCGTGCCACCGAGGCCTGCATCATCAACCCGCGATAGAAAGCTAATTCCACGAGGGCAATTGTTGGTATGAACTCTGACAGTGCAGACAGTGCCCCGTATTCCCCCAAGGAATGGCCAGCATATACCGCCTCGCGTGATACATAACCTTTGGCACGCATCTCTGCAAAAGCTGCCGCCTCGAACAGAAGAATTGTCGGTTGTGCAAATTGCGTCGAATACAAGAGTCCCCTAGGGTCATGGAATGTGTAGGACGCTGACGTCGGTGTGAGCCCCGCCAGAACTGGCTTTTGCATGCGGTCACCGTTAGGAAGCACTGTTTCTGCTATGATGGAAAGATAGTTTTTGCGAATTTTACGACCTTGTTTGCCCCCAAAGTGAATGGTGAGCGTTTTCGGATTGTTCCTGACAATGTCCAGGACTGACCAGCCTATTTTCCTTGTGAGTGAAAACGTGCGGACAAGAAGAGTATCGGGCATACCATAAGCGTCACATAGATGTGCATCGATCTCGTCCCACAACCCCTTGGCACTTAAGCTCCTATCGTATAAGTCCATTCCCATACCTCTACTTTGACTACCTTGACCTGTGAAGAGGTACGCTGTTGCAGGCTGTTCTACTTCGGCCTCCGCATCCATCACCTTTTCTCCGTTCGCGGTTCGGCATGCTTCTATAACAAATCGCATGCGCCCTTCAACCATTCCCACATGCTCTAGTCGCACTGCCAGCCTCTCCGAAGGCATTACCATCCCCAGAAATGCAGCGGAAAAATGTCGTAGACGCGACCGATCATTCTCTAAGACTAAGTGCTCGAGGACCGCAGTTAAAATTGCGGATGTGCACATGCCATGAGACAAAGTGCCCGGCAGCTGGGCAAAGCTGGCAAAAATGCTTGAGACATGAATAGGATTGAAATCTTGCGAAACTTGAGCATAGGCATTGTTGCTGGCAGGCATCTGGATTTCGAACGATGACCGGCCAGGCCAGCCAGGTTTTTCAAAGTCGATTCTGCCGCCTTGTGCAATCCCTTTACGCTCAAGAAACTCCGAAACAGGGTTTCCAATACAATCATCGCATATGAAGTCCACATCTCCTATATGTTCAAGTTTGAACCCTGTCCGGGTATGTGCTTGGCCTGTGACTCGAAGGCTGGTGTGTCCGTTTTTTTTATACGCAACGTGACTCTCAATATTGAATACCACCGACTTGTCTACTAGCGAAGGTAGAGCGGCGAGTGGATGAAACCACTTCCGTGACTTTAACAAAGTCTCTTCCAAACTCGATCGCACGTTGATCCTCCAGTCGGATAATTCTGTTTTCCGAAAGGTGTTTTCGACGTTGTGAAAAGAACCTCGGAGAAGAAATGTTGACGTGATTGTCAACACATGCTCTCCAGAACGAATCACCCGGGCTTTTATAACCACCACCTTGCCTGTATCTTCTATATAGACAGACTGGACCCGTGATTGGGAGGTGACTGTCTCACCAAGTCTCAATGGAGCGGCACCGGGATTGTATGCAATCGTGTTAGATCGGTGAACCAGCCGAAGTAGGTCaccttcaatatccaagAGAACAAGAGGACGAGATATCACATCCCAAGCGATAATGATGCCGACACTAATAGGCAGAATGTCTGAGTCTGATGACACGATTCGATGGTCGGGAAACGCTTCACCAACAGTTAAGACTAACTTCTCAAACCGCTGGCGGGTAAGCTTGACTGGACGCCCAGTGAAAGTGCTGTGCAGATCCATACGGCTGATTGTGCGCTCACCAAGCCAGAGCTCACTATAAAATGACTTGATGCGCTCGTTCCGGCCTTCCATAATCTCACTCAATCTGAAGGGGACCCTGCTAGGATCAAATTGGTAGAGTAGCTGCAGATTGTCCGCTTTatatggaggatgaagttCGACAATAACATCCACCCCATTCTGACAAGTGATCGTCATTGAAGATCTGATGTCCGGGCTATCTTGAGCCATTACAGATACCTCTGACCGACCGGGATTGTACCGGATAGATGATTCGGGGTACTTCTCCACATACTCGCGGAAAGGATTATTCCGCCGTAGTCGGCCCTGCAACACAAACCTATCTTCCAGGACTGCCCGTACCCAGACGGGAACGTTTCGGTCGGAGCTATAAGGAACTGTGAATGAGCAAACGCATGGATCATCACTGGAGTCCGAGAGTGCCGTGGAAGATGGAGTGGAAATTCCCTCCATAAAGAGATCCTTAGTACCGGGCGAGACCGTGGACCATGAATCTGGTGTAACTAAACCACTATCAATCCCGATAGTCAATTCCTCTACACACATATCTCGCTGGAAGCAGTCACTGAGAGAATATAGCAGAGTATCCAAAATCTCCTTTGCCGATTCTCCCCGGTCACATGAATACCGCGCTGCCACAGGGCCCTGGAGAATGCATACTCGGCCTGGATCCTGACCAATCACAGCGTCAATGTCCTCCGATTGCCACAGAGAATCCTTCTTGAAATAGTACTCAAAGTCGTCGCCCAGAGCGGGTATAAAGTTGACGGGTTTTTGATTATCCTTTCTGGTTTGCATCAGAAAGAATGAGACGTCTTCAGGATTCAAGACTTCTGCAACTGCAGCGGGACGCGCAGTGATAAATGCACGAACAAAGCCGAGTGGATCAAGCTCAAGTGATACTCGGGAAAGATGCTGTGAATCACTCAACTCCCCCGGCAAACGTTCTAAGGTGCGGACGGCGAATGCGAATGTGAAACTCACGTAAGATGAGTCGATCCAACGCCTTTGGTGACGGATATACATTAGTTCCACAAGCCGATTCATCACCTCAGCGTAGGTCATTTCCTTCAGGTCAACTACAGCCCCTTGTGAGTTGCGACCAAACCATGGCTTTGCGAAATCGGCATTCAAGCGATGAATTATCATATCACGATGTTTTGTCAAATATGCGACACGGTCTTGTCGGGGGAGACTGAAAACAGTCTTGTCCATTTCGGCCCAAAGACGGACACCCCTGGTTGCTATCTTATGTATTGGCTCGCCCAATTCCGACAGCACCGTAACTATCCCCCCGGCAGGTCCATCATATGTCTTTTCCCAATCGTTGTCGTCCAATCCAGACGTCGACGTGATAATGTCTTTGACAGCCTTGCTTGTATGGGCCTCTTTCGCAACCATCATGCAACTACCCAATAGAACTCCGTCAAAAGGCATGGACGCATATCCCATTGTGGCTGACCATGAGCCTGTGAGGTATGGATAGATACTGCCGCTGCTACCGAATCCGCTGCCAGCGACCATGTAAATGTTCGGTTGTTGCCGTAATAGTCCGTACATATTCAGTATAGGAGCATGGAAGTCTTCGCAGGAGTGATGCCCTCCTCCACGCCCACCTGTCCATTGAAGGATAACAGGAAAGTTGGGGTGGGCCCTGGCGATACTAACCACATCTCGGATGGCCGCGGCTGAACCGGGCTTAAAACCGATATGTCGCAGATTTAGCGTCTGGATGTActccttgacaatgtccagCGACGGAACGCCAGCTCCAAAGGTTAAGCCGTCGATCGCGACACCCGCGTGCGATAAGCGACGTAAGAGTGTGATCTGCCACCTAATAGCACGGGGGTTGGCATAAATCAAGTTACAAGTGATGCCTTGTCCGGCAGGAATATTTTTGACAAGCTGATCGATGGCTGAAGCCATACTGTCGGCAGTATGGTAACCTCCTCCAGCCAGCTCAGCGTGATACCCGGCATTCATGATGGCTGCAACGAAGTCCCAGTGCATTGTAGTGGGTGTCATACCGGCAACCATAATTGGAGGGGTGCCCAAGAGCCGCGTAAGACGTGTTTCAATCCTAATCTTTGCCCCCGGGATCAGTCGGGGTTGGAAGCGCTGTCCCCAAGACTGGAGCCTGGTCGCAGAATGAAGTAACAGGGGAGAGAATAGATCCTTCATGGTTCCCAGCTCAGGATCCCGGGAATCCAGATCAGAGCCTTGAATTACGCGAACCCCCTGGCCCTCTTTAAGTTTCTTCACTAATGAGCTAAGACCGCCACGGTCAAAGACAATAATATGAGACACAGGAGGTCGACGAGCACTCATCTTGGGTGAACAGGCCAGTGTAGCGGGCCAATCACAAATGTCATGGACAATAGCGTCAAATGCTAAATGCAGGACGTCCCCATCTGAAGCACGGAGATCATTACCGGTCCTGGTGTCGTAAACTGGGATGGCCAGTTGCTGGGGGAGGATACATCTGTCTGAAAATCTCAACTTCAAAGAATCTGCAGCTGGGCGAAGATATGGTGTGTGGAAGGGTGTGCTGATTGGCAGGAAGCTATGCTGGAGAGATGGCCTTCTGCTACTGAACGGGATGTGACTCTGATTTGGACCAGAAGTACAGATTTCTTGGAGGTAGCTGGTAAGATGCAATAATGATGAATATGGACCGGCAACAACGAAATGATCTTGAGTATTTGCCAATGCCAGATACAACTGTGATTCTCGCCGGAAGCGACAGTTCATGTGGGTCAGTATATCCTCAACTTGGCATCTTGTTGCACCTCGAACACAAAGCATGTATGATGGTGTGTCGCAATCCACGTCACGTTCTTCGCTTCTCGTGGACATCGCAGGGATTGCAATTTGAGGCGCGCAATTATGACACTCCCATCCTAACCAGAACAGGACATCCACTAATAATCTGCTATTATCATAAAGTGACTCCCATGAGTCCGATATAGCAACAATAATTGATACCAGAAGGCCCTGAGAATGCCCCGTGGTAGCACAAAGCAGTGCTCGCATTTGCCCAGGGGATATCTCTAATATATGGCAAGTAACGATGTATCGAGCGAGACTCAACAATCCAATCACAGGTACGCTAACCGGGGCGCTGGCCACAAAAGCATTATCAGGGACCACAGTGGCGTCGGTTATCCAAGCCTCGATGTCCAAATATCGTTGATGATAGTATGGCCGGCACTGTGGCAGGCGGCACAGCTCGGCAAGCCTAGACCCCATCCTTCGTAGGAAGCGCTCGAGCATCGACTGGTATGTGTTGTACAGTTCGGAAAGCTCCTCCAGGCATGTGAGGCTGGCATCCCCCTGGCCTCCAAACAGTGCCATCACTTGAAACTGATTCATCTCGACATTTTGAAAAAGGCCACTCCGGATATAGTCCACGCCTTTGCCATGCTCGTCAAGCCTGTTTTCATATCCACGATTGACTGCATGATAGTATATGCGTAACCACCGCCGTCGTTGTTCGGATCGCGACGTAAGTTCAGCGATGAGAGAATGGATGTCTGTTCTTCCGAGAAACTGAATGTTAAATGCCTTCAATAGCACCGCCAGAGCTGCGGCCCCAATTTCTTtctgggagaggaggaactcAATATAAGTCAAGGCCAATTCTACGGGTTGCTTGATATCATTGGTGCCAGACAATGATATTGAACGAAGAAACACATCTCTCTGTAGGGTATGGAGAGTAGAGTAGGCGTCTGGGATGGTGAGGGAAAAGGCTATGTCCCTATATTGAAACTCCACATTGAAGCTGAAACTGGTAGACGATGGGACAGGGCGGCACGGAGACGGAGGCTCCATTGCTGCAGTTGCTGCAGAGTCAGGTGACAGGGGAATAGTCACCTCCATCTCTACCCTCTTATCCATCTTTTTTTGAGAGGATTATCTGTCAGCATGTATGTTCGATCAACGTATTCTCGCCTGTCGCCATATGTATACCATTATTCCCCTACCAGAGGAGCACAGGAGAAAAGATCGTGCACAACATGGAAAGACGAGACAAGGTGATTATATATGGGATACTAGAACAGATTAGCCCACCTATCGATTTTCAATAGGCCGGATATCATCGGTTTTTACCTACATATTCGCCAATGTCTTGGATACATGAACAGGTTGTAGTTTGGAATCACTCCACGGAGCCGCGAAGGTTTTCCCACCTGTGGATGAAGTTCGGCTGCAGTTGAGAAGCTACAGTTGATATAGCTTCCTCTCGCACTCGCTGCCGGAGTTTCACAGACGgagtttttctttgtatcACCCCACACCGCACAGCTGCCCCTATCTTTGAAATTTTTCATGTTTTATGTTTGATTCAATCGGATCGGAGTGCGTATATCTACGAGTCAGGGCCAAAAGTGAAGATGAGCTACACCTGAATATCTGATGTCTGCTTTGAAGCAATACTAATTGTTGACCTTTGACGGCGACTCGCGTGGCAGGTGAGTTCCTACCTATCCTCTCTCAGCTGGGAAATCCGTGTTTATTGGGTGAAACTAGAGGCTGCTGGTTAATTTATAGCCCTGTAGGACGATCCGTTCGCTATGGCCATGCATTCGAATCTGACCTTGGATCGGAGCTCAGTTGGGCACTGTGAGAATAAAGACAGAAGTCAATTAGCACTTAAATTGCTTATTGAGCTTCTCGCGTGAGTTCCTCTGCTGATCTTGTTTGCTGATCAAAACTAAGTGGTTAGATATCAACTAGCGTCTCCTGTACGGTGGTGAGTCTAGTCAGCCTTTATGTGTTATCGCCCGCTGAATTTCCTAGGATTGAAACGCAGCATCAGTTGATTACTGGTTGCCCTCCAGTATGCCGTTTTGTTGAAGTTGGCCCGCGTACTACGCTTGCCACTATGGCCAAAAAATCTGCTGCTAGACACTACAGGTCCTATGCAAATTCACAATGGTCGCACCTACAGTTTCTCTCCTATCAGGACAACAAGGATGAAATTTTTTACCATTACATAGACTCTAAAGTCTGTTCAGAcgagaaagggaaagcagGACCTCCGACTTCACATGATTTGTCTTTGCTACCATTGCTTCCTGGCTCTCTGAGGGAACCACAACAATGCGTTCCGTCTAAAGCGCCTCCTTTGAGGGCTTCACCTAGTATTGACGTGTCCCTTTCATGTAACCATATTGCTCTGGCCATGACAGCTCAGAAACTACGTCAACCGTTTGATAAAGTTGCCATGGGGAAAACTGTCCGCGAATTATCCGGTGGTATGGGTATGTCCGCTTAATTGATGAGTTTGAGCTAATTAACTAGGAAAATCCACACTGCAAAATGAGCTAGTAGGAGACCTTGTCGCAGAATTCGGCAGGGTACCGGAAGGAGTTGAGGATATGACCTTGATTGCGTTAGGAGAAGCGTTGCAAGGTGCTTTTGTTGGAAAGCCAGCTAAACACATGACCACTCTAATCGCTAGGTTAATCTCAAGAAAAATGCCCGCTGGGTTCAACCAAAACTCCATGCAGGATTACATATGCTCTCGCTGGGGCTTCTCCAAGGCTCACTCTCTCATCCCTATCTGCCTTGCGATTACTATTGAGCCGACCGCCCGTTTGGCAAATGCACATGCTGCGCAAGGGTATATTGATGAGTTAATCAGCCGGTATGCGACATTTCAAGGGATTTCACTGGTCCCTGCCGATGGTCTGTATATTGAGCAGAGCGAATTAATGCCGTCTGCTGTAAGTTTATCTGATCGTCAGGTCATTCAGGAACAGCAGCGAAGCTATTACCGTAAGCATTTTGATATACTTGCGAAGTATCTGGAGATAGACCTCGGCGCTTCGGGACAGCCTCCACTAGATATAACATATCAAGAAACATTAGAGAGATGGAACGCTGAATTCGATGACCATTTCTCTGAAGGAATAAAGTCGATGTTCGATATCATGCAGGCTCGGAACTACGATTCTTGGTGGAACTGGGCCAGGGAAGAGCTTATCCAATGGTTACACAAGGTTGCTTCGGACCCATTAGACGTGGCTCTTCCAAGAAAAGGCAACCGCCTACGCAGGATACTGAACCGCTGGGATCCAAGTTGTAGCGACATTGTCGAGGCAATGATCAAGTCGCCCCGTCCTGTCGGATGTCCAAAGCAGGCGATATCCTCATGTTCCGATATTCGGCTTGCGTTAAAGGAGATTCTTCGTCTAGGAGACTTGGCTTTAGCGAGCGAGcccatctatatctattcCTTTCCGGCCTTGTGCCCGAAAACCACCATCAGTAGCTCAGGCCAACTGGGATATATGGAGACAGCCCGGAAAGTTTCTTCCTACCCGGACGTGGTATGCCAAGGACGTCTATGCGCCGACGACCTCGAAACAATGATACCTTTTGTGCATATTAAGTCTCGAAGGAACGAAGGTAGCTGGAAATATGACGCGGACGCAACCAGCATACTGCATGCAGCTCTAGGAACCGGAACTACTACTGGCTTTAGCTATGCCAGCAAAACTGTTTTAGTAACAGGTGCTGGCCCTGACTCGATCGGGGCACAAGTAGTGCATGGTCTCTTGTGTGGTGGTGCTCGTGTAGTTGTCACCACAAGTCGAACAATATCCGAGAGCGCAAGCTTTTATCAAGAACTATACCGTCGGTGTGGCGCCAGAGGAGCGTCCTTGACGGTCTTCCCAATGAACCAGGCGAGCAAACGGGACTGTGAAAACCTGATAGAGCACATATATAGTGCTGATTCCCCTATAGACGGCGACCTGGACTATTTCATACCATTTGCTGCTGTTCCCCAAGCGGGTGAGCTGGATAAACTGGGAAGTCGCCAGGAGCTAGCGCATAGGGCTATGCTGGTCAATCTCCTGCGGATTGTCGGTTTTATTAGACAACATAAGGAGAAACGACGGATTAGCTGCCGGCCAACGACGATTGTTCTCCCTATGTCATGTAACGAGGGCTCCTTCGGTGGTGACGGTTTGTACCCAGAGTCAAAAGCTGGCCTGAAGACCCTCCTGAACCGTTTCCATTCCGAAAGCTGGTCAAGCTATATCACCATTTGTGGTGCAGTTATGGGTTGGACAAGAGGAACCGGGCTTATGCACTCATCCAATATTatcgcagaagaagtggaaaAACTGGGTGTCATTACCTTCACCCAAGCCGAAATGGCATTCAACATCCTAGCTCTAATGACACCTGGAATTACTACACTTGCTGAGCAAGCTCCGGTCTATGCGGACCTTACTGGAGGCTTGGGTCTGTTGTGGGATATTAAAGACCATATTTCAGGAAGTCGTAGGCGTCTTAACGAAGAATCGCAGATACGAAAGGCCCTacaggaggaagataccCGTCACGTTTCGGTGCTCTTCGGaccacaacagcaacagccaaaGGACACTGGGGTTAACATTAGCAGGCGGCGTGCCCATATCCAAATTCCATTTCCTATTTTACAACCATTTGATGACTTGAGAGTGAGTTTGCCCAATCTCCAAGGGATGATAGATCTCTCGCGTACAGTCGTCGTGGTAGGGTTTTCTGAGCTCGGGCCCTGGGGAAATGCGCGCACTCGGTGGGAGATGGAGCACCAAGGCTGGTTCAGTCTGGAAGGCTATATAGAGATAGCATGGATAATGGGATTAATAAAACACGTGGATGGTGATTGGAAAGGACGGCATTACGTTGGCTGGGTCGATGCAGAGACACAGGAGCCAATACATGATCAGGACATTCCCCACAAATACCATGAACACATAATGTCAAACACGGGTCTACGCCTTATTGAGCCGGAGGGTGTGGACACTTATATTCCTTCTCAGAAGGAATTCTTGCAGGAAGTGGCTGTTGAAGAGGATCTTCCGCCTTTTGAGTGTTCGAAATTATCGGCAGAGGCCTTCAAACTACGGCATGGCAACAATATCACGTTGCAGCCCATTCCGGGTTCAGACAGCTATCGTGTGTTTCTCAAAAAGGGTGCAGTTCTAATGATTGCTAAAACTATCCCCTTTCATCAGTCCGTAGCCGGGATAGTTCCTACTAGCTGGGACGCTTTACGTTATGGTATTCCTGAAGAGATCATACAACAGGTCGATACAACAACACTATATGCGCTTTGCTGTGTCTCAGAAGCCTTTCTATCTGCTGGGATTAATGATCCATACGATATATACCAACACATTCATGTTTCCGAGCTAGCGAACTGTTTGGGCACTGGAGGCGGGCCCATGAAAGTCATTCAAAATATGTATCGTGATCGATTTCTCGACCGTCAAGTACGGGGCGATATCATACTGGAACACTTCCTAAATACAATGGGTGCATGGGTCAACATGTTGCTATTGTCTGCTTCGGGCCCCCTTAAAACTCCCGTCGGCGCATGTGCAACCGCCTTAGAATCTCTTGATATTGGCTGCGATGCTATTATTTCGGGCAATTGCAAAGTAGCCATAGTCGGTGGCTGTGATGACTATCGTGAGGAGCTGTCGTTTGAGTTTGATAGTATCAAAGCTACAGCCAACTGTGTCGAGGAGCTGgccagaggaagacttcCCGGTGAGATTTCTCGTCCAACAGCCAGCTCGCGCAGTGGCTTCGCTGAATCTGCCGGCTGCGGTGTGCAGCTCCTAATGAATGCCGAACTAGCCCTCAAGCTAGGCCTACCGATCTACGGAATTGTCGCGTATAGTCAGATGGCTAGTGACCAGGCTGGTCGCTCCATCCCCGCTCCTGGAAAGGGCATTCTAACTGCCGCGCGTGAGCACCATGAGGCCAAAAGCTCTCCATTTTTGGACTTTAATTTCCGCCGCGCAGGTTTCGATGAGGAAGTGGCGGATATTGAGCAAAAGTCGATCGGTGGATCGGTCGGGAGAATGCAGAGTTCAGGCGCCGCCCAAGCAGTAGCAGAACAATCCAGGAAACTGAAAGTTCAAGATACTCAATGGCGCTGGGCTCACAACATTCGTCTACAAGACCCATCAATATCCCCACTCAGGGCCGCCTTAGCTACATGGGGCCTAGGAGTTGACGACATTGGTGTCGTCTCAATGCATGGGACATCAACCAAGGCAAACGACATcaacgaaggagaagttATTAACACCCAAATGGATCATCTGGGCCGCCGCAAAGGCAATCCACTTCTCTGCGTATGCCAGAAATCACTAACCGGGCATCCGAAGGCAGCGGCAGGTGCGTGGCAGCTGAATGGCTGCATGCAGATCTTGCAGAATGGAATCGTCCCAGGAAATCGAAACGCAGACAACATCGATGCACAATTGCGACAATTTGAGCATTTGGTATACCCGATGGAGTCGATCAAGACAAGAGGAATCAAAGCGACCATGATAACCTCTTTTGGTTTCGGGCAGAAAGGTGCCATCGCCATTGTGGTAACACCCAGCTACCTTCTTGCGTCTCTTCCCGCGTCGACGTATGAAGAATATCGTGTGCGAGTGACACAGCGACAGCGCGCTGCCAATCCGGAACTTGTCTCCCGGATACTGAACAACTGCATCGTGCAAATAAAGAGCCTTCCACCATGGGAGAACAAAGATGCGACGGAAAAGGTCTTTCTGGACCCAGGCAGTTGTCGACAAGACGTCACGACGGAATTTACCAACGAAGCACACGCCAACTCGTCTAAATTGGTAAATACTACCACCGATCGCAACTCACAAATAGTCGagaatgaggatgaaggaACAAGTTTATCTTGCCTTGTTGAAAAAATGCTCATAGATGCCGTCGGGAGATCCAAAggaacatcatctccaagCATAGgagttgatgtggaagaaaTCGCCAGCATCAATACCGAGAACGAGACATTCTTACAGCGCAACTTCACTTTGGCTGAACGTGAGTACTGTTTGAAGGCGCCCAATCCTCAAGCCTCTTTTACAGGTCGGTGGAGTGCCAAGGAGGCTGTCTTCAAAAGTCTTCACGCTTCCTCCTCGGGACCAGGGGCTCCGATGCAGGACATTGAGGTCCTTAGCCACTGTGGCGTCCCTATAATTACCGTAAGTGATTTGATCTCATCGATGTGGATGTACTAACACTCCTTAGCTTCATGGAGAAGTCAAAGACATCGCTCAGGCCAAGGATATAGGGAGGGTTGAAATAAGTATTAGTCATACAAGTAAGGCAGCTGTTGCAATCGCAGTGGCTGTGAAAGGTTGACATAAGAAACATTTTACCTGTTTGGTGGATAATAGAATGACTAGTTAGGTCTTGTGTTCGTAGCAACATTGACAATTTCATGCTACACCTCCATATTATGATAACATCTGCTAAGTGGCTTCATCATGTGGGTCAATGATAATAGATAAGTCTAATATTAAGAATATTATTTATCCAAACGATCTATATACCTCTAATAACAGCATCAAAAATATACATAAACACATTAGGATAACGCGTCTTCGCTTCGGAACGAACACCTGCAATGCCAGTAACAACaggaa
This window of the Aspergillus oryzae RIB40 DNA, chromosome 8 genome carries:
- a CDS encoding uncharacterized protein (3-oxoacyl-(acyl-carrier-protein) synthase), which gives rise to MAMHSNLTLDRSSVGHCENKDRSQLALKLLIELLAYQLASPVRWIETQHQLITGCPPVCRFVEVGPRTTLATMAKKSAARHYRSYANSQWSHLQFLSYQDNKDEIFYHYIDSKVCSDEKGKAGPPTSHDLSLLPLLPGSLREPQQCVPSKAPPLRASPSIDVSLSCNHIALAMTAQKLRQPFDKVAMGKTVRELSGGMGKSTLQNELVGDLVAEFGRVPEGVEDMTLIALGEALQGAFVGKPAKHMTTLIARLISRKMPAGFNQNSMQDYICSRWGFSKAHSLIPICLAITIEPTARLANAHAAQGYIDELISRYATFQGISLVPADGLYIEQSELMPSAVSLSDRQVIQEQQRSYYRKHFDILAKYLEIDLGASGQPPLDITYQETLERWNAEFDDHFSEGIKSMFDIMQARNYDSWWNWAREELIQWLHKVASDPLDVALPRKGNRLRRILNRWDPSCSDIVEAMIKSPRPVGCPKQAISSCSDIRLALKEILRLGDLALASEPIYIYSFPALCPKTTISSSGQLGYMETARKVSSYPDVVCQGRLCADDLETMIPFVHIKSRRNEGSWKYDADATSILHAALGTGTTTGFSYASKTVLVTGAGPDSIGAQVVHGLLCGGARVVVTTSRTISESASFYQELYRRCGARGASLTVFPMNQASKRDCENLIEHIYSADSPIDGDLDYFIPFAAVPQAGELDKLGSRQELAHRAMLVNLLRIVGFIRQHKEKRRISCRPTTIVLPMSCNEGSFGGDGLYPESKAGLKTLLNRFHSESWSSYITICGAVMGWTRGTGLMHSSNIIAEEVEKLGVITFTQAEMAFNILALMTPGITTLAEQAPVYADLTGGLGLLWDIKDHISGSRRRLNEESQIRKALQEEDTRHVSVLFGPQQQQPKDTGVNISRRRAHIQIPFPILQPFDDLRVSLPNLQGMIDLSRTVVVVGFSELGPWGNARTRWEMEHQGWFSLEGYIEIAWIMGLIKHVDGDWKGRHYVGWVDAETQEPIHDQDIPHKYHEHIMSNTGLRLIEPEGVDTYIPSQKEFLQEVAVEEDLPPFECSKLSAEAFKLRHGNNITLQPIPGSDSYRVFLKKGAVLMIAKTIPFHQSVAGIVPTSWDALRYGIPEEIIQQVDTTTLYALCCVSEAFLSAGINDPYDIYQHIHVSELANCLGTGGGPMKVIQNMYRDRFLDRQVRGDIILEHFLNTMGAWVNMLLLSASGPLKTPVGACATALESLDIGCDAIISGNCKVAIVGGCDDYREELSFEFDSIKATANCVEELARGRLPGEISRPTASSRSGFAESAGCGVQLLMNAELALKLGLPIYGIVAYSQMASDQAGRSIPAPGKGILTAAREHHEAKSSPFLDFNFRRAGFDEEVADIEQKSIGGSVGRMQSSGAAQAVAEQSRKLKVQDTQWRWAHNIRLQDPSISPLRAALATWGLGVDDIGVVSMHGTSTKANDINEGEVINTQMDHLGRRKGNPLLCVCQKSLTGHPKAAAGAWQLNGCMQILQNGIVPGNRNADNIDAQLRQFEHLVYPMESIKTRGIKATMITSFGFGQKGAIAIVVTPSYLLASLPASTYEEYRVRVTQRQRAANPELVSRILNNCIVQIKSLPPWENKDATEKVFLDPGSCRQDVTTEFTNEAHANSSKLVNTTTDRNSQIVENEDEGTSLSCLVEKMLIDAVGRSKGTSSPSIGVDVEEIASINTENETFLQRNFTLAEREYCLKAPNPQASFTGRWSAKEAVFKSLHASSSGPGAPMQDIEVLSHCGVPIITLHGEVKDIAQAKDIGRVEISISHTSKAAVAIAVAVKG